The following are encoded together in the Silurus meridionalis isolate SWU-2019-XX chromosome 2, ASM1480568v1, whole genome shotgun sequence genome:
- the vent gene encoding ventral expressed homeobox, whose product MAKNFSVAWLSQSSKPDCSSLLEVAQVHSPAALALQTTHASHTGTLRSDDTVKDVTKIPSSPANSCGYTSGSESEVGDDSEAELVASRRIRTKFTSYQITRLEKTFHKHKYLGANQRRKIAKKLHLSETQVKTWFQNRRMKLKRDVQDTRVEYYTPALLAPLVLPPPLSPFQHHALPGQRIALAHAVTFPHYSPQINRTVSVHQHTSQPDIIHPTLLSSCYY is encoded by the exons ATGGCCAAGAACTTTTCTGTGGCATGGCTGTCGCAGAGCTCTAAGCCCGACTGCAGCTCCTTGTTAGAGGTGGCTCAGGTTCACAGCCCGGCGGCGCTCGCACTCCAAACCACACACGCTTCTCACACAGGGACCCTACGTTCTGATGACACTGTCAAGGACGTCACCAAGATCCCATCCTCGCCAGCCA ATAGCTGTGGTTACACTTCCGGTTCGGAGAGTGAGGTGGGTGATGACAGTGAGGCAGAACTGGTAGCAAGCCGTCGGATCAGAACAAAATTTACGTCCTATCAAATCACACGGCTTGAGAAAACCTTTCACAAGCACAAATACCTCGGTGCAAATCAAAGGAGGAAAATAGCAAAAAAGCTGCATCTTTCAGAAACCCAG GTGAAAACCTGGTTTCAGAACAGAAGGATGAAGCTGAAACGTGATGTACAGGATACCCGGGTAGAATATTACACTCCAGCATTGCTCGCTCCTCTGGTGTTGCCACCACCTCTGTCGCCATTTCAGCACCACGCTCTCCCTGGACAGCGAATCGCCCTCGCGCATGCTGTAACGTTTCCGCACTACAGCCCGCAAATCAACCGTACAGTGTCTGTGCATCAGCACACGTCACAACCTGACATCATTCACCCCACACTTCTCTCCTCCTGTTATTACTGA
- the vox gene encoding ventral homeobox has product MVKNFSVDWLAQSYHDSKDDSGPVEASHVPVRRHVPCLVQPRPPTSYDKVYIQPKLKCIRIQEITSPEDQKEKEGVVFTHSAQRNCTSPSSSENSGYSSGYESEAAASECLSIEDGGEGERDGGAQRRIRTKFTPGQIEKLEKIFSKHKYLDASERVKTAKKLNLSETQVRTWFQNRRMKLKREVQELRAEYTLPALPHVLMPAIPSLPFHYAGQRVSFPAALHVPNPHVIPVHHRAIPHQQLLPQHSHHMIPVQHYY; this is encoded by the exons ATGGTGAAAAACTTTTCCGTGGACTGGCTTGCCCAGAGCTATCATGACTCCAAAGATGATTCAGGACCAGTGGAGGCCTCTCATGTTCCAGTAAGGCGTCACGTGCCTTGTCTGGTCCAGCCACGGCCTCCAACATCTTACGACAAAGTGTACATTCAGCCCAAACTGAAATGTATCCGGATTCAAGAGATCACAAGTCCAGAGGACCAAAAGGAGAAGGAAGGCGTTGTGTTTACGCACTCAGCTcagagaaactgcacctctccAAGCT ctTCAGAAAACAGTGGTTACTCTTCTGGTTATGAAAGCGAGGCCGCTGCGTCTGAGTGTCTCTCCATTGAAGACGGAGGTGAGGGAGAGAGGGACGGAGGCGCCCAGCGCAGAATCCGCACCAAATTCACTCCGGGCCAAATTGAAAAGTTGGAGAAAATCTTCAGTAAACACAAATACCTGGATGCGAGTGAAAGAGTTAAAACCGCAAAGAAACTCAACCTATCCGAAACTCAG GTCCGAACCTGGTTTCAGAACCGCAGGATGAAGCTGAAGCGTGAGGTTCAGGAGTTGAGGGCCGAATACACGCTCCCTGCTCTACCCCACGTCCTTATGCCAGCGATTCCTTCGCTCCCGTTCCATTACGCCGGACAGCGCGTGTCTTTCCCCGCGGCTCTTCACGTGCCAAACCCGCACGTTATCCCTGTTCATCACCGCGCCATCCCGCACCAGCAGCTCCTTCCTCAGCACAGTCACCACATGATCCCCGTGCAGCATTATTACTAA